The Candidatus Methylacidiphilales bacterium DNA window GCGCCAATTAATACAATTTCACAAGCATTACAAGATCCTCAGGTTCAGCACCGTAATATGGTTGTTGACCTCATTGATAAAAAATCATCAAAGGCTACCGTAAAGGTAACTGGAAATCCAATTAAATTTTCACGCACTCCTGCTGAAACTTTTAGCTTTCCACCTGATCTAGGTGAAGATACTGATTGGGTATTATCAACTATTCTTAAATTAAAAAAGTCTACTATTGCTAAATTAAAATCAACAAATGTGGTAAGGTAGTCATAGACATGCTACCAATACAAGCATTCATTAACGATGTCGGGCCCCGTGATGGACTACAAAGCCAGAGCGTTATCCTAAGCGTACCTGAGCGAAGGGAGTTAATTTCTTTAATTATTTCAACTGGCATCAAACATATTGAGGTGGGTAGTTTTGTTTCAGCAACAGCAGTGCCGGCAATGGCGGGTACAGACCAAGTAATTGCACCTTTTTTAGTAGATACTCAATATCCTCAAAATCAATTTTCGTTTTCAGTACTCATTCCTAATGTTCGTGGATTTCAGGCTGCCAAAACAGCACATGTTAAAAACATTAACTTTGTCATTTGTTCAACGGACACCATGAATCAAAAAAATGTGAGAAAAAATACTGATGAATTAGTTGCCGAACTTCAGCAGGTTTGTAGCCTCGCAGCAGAAGATTCAATTACAATTAATGCGTATATATCTACTGCTTGGGATTGTCCTTTTGAAGGTGTGGTTTCGGCGCAGAAAATAGTCTCACTAGCGGAGCAATTGCTGAAGGCCGGAGTATCAAAAATAATTTTATCTGATTCAATCGGCTCCGCAGATCCCAAGCGAGTAAGGCAATTAGTATCTGAAGTCAAAACCCTTACTGCTGTTCACAATATTGGATGTCATTTTCATGATACGAGAAGTTTAGCCCTCGCCAATGTTTTTGCATCACTCGAGGAAGGGGTGACATGGTTTGATTCATCAATTGGCGGATTGGGTGGTTGTCCTTTTGCACCTGGTGCTTCAGGTAATCTTGCCACCGAAGATCTAGTCTTGTTGCTTGAACAACAAGGAATACATACTGGAGTAAATGCCTTAGCTTTGATACAGGCCATTGATACGATTCAAGCTAAGTTTGCAGTGAAATGTAACGGTGGAAAAACTTTTCAGTGGCAAAAATCAAAACTCTTAAAACAATGAAACCCTATCTTGATGCCTGTATTTGTGTGCCTCACCAGGAAACACTTTCAAGCAATCTCGTAGAGCTTGGTTGGAGTATTTTAGAATCAAACCCTGTTCCTAAATCTTATTGCGAGGGCTATCAAACTCAATTTCTCACCGAAACTATTTTTGTCTCTCCTCATCAGCCTTCGGGTAGAATTATTTTGTTGACCTGTGCAGAGCCAGCAACGCCAATGCAAAGCAAGATCGATCCCTATGAATATGGCGGGTGGTTTGATCTAGATATCCGTACCAAAGATAATTATGCACTGCATTCTATAGTAACTTCTCAATTTGCTTGGAAGACCAATTGCCCACCGCAAGAGTGGGTATTTGGTCCTTTTCGAGTAGTGGAATTTCTCAGTTGTAATGACTTTGGGCTTACCGTTGCCGCCATGCAGCGAGTAGATCCACCATTACCCAATCCTCCCCCAGGTCATTATGGAGATTTTTTTAACAGTTCATTCCTAGTTCCAGATGTAAAACCAGCAATAGATTTTTTTCAATCTGTACTTCAGTGTCAAGTTGTGCTTCATGAACATATTACTCTTGCTAATCATCCTTTGAGGAACGTGTTAGGAATTACCCGAGATGAAGATGCGGTATTAGAGCTTGTCTTACTCAAAGGAAGGGGCGGTTATATGGTTGAGCCAATTGCACTGCATCACAGCAAACTCCCTAAAATTAATTACACCAGAAAAAGCAATACTTCGCCTCCATATCTTGGGCTCTATGCAATTAGAATTTATGAAGAAAATATTTCTGAAATAGAAAAACTTGCTTCCCAGCATTCATATATCAATCAGATTAAAAAAATAGAGAACGGATTGTTATTATTTACTGCAGACGATGCTTGGTTAGAGATTTATGATTCTTCAGTGTTTAATTCGGTTAGCTCATAGTACGTTTGCATATAACCACCAACTCCACCTTTTAGATACATTCGGTAGCGATCATTGGTAACCCACATGTCATAGGGTGGGTGTTCTTCGGGCAAACCTCCTGCGCCAGTATCCTCAAGTCTGAAATGAAGCGATTCAAAGGTACCAGCTCCAACCTTGATGGTTTCTTTTCCGACTAATCGCAGCGAGAATTGGAGGGGAAATAACATAGGGCCAGTTGCTCCACGGTGATCTGGAGAGGTCAACATTATCGGAGTGCATGGTTGTTTACCTGGTTCCTCACCTTGATACAAAATAGTGAGCAACCCATCTCCAATAATTTGGTGTGCCACTAACCATGCAATTGGTTTGCTCAGCGCTATCTTCTGAGTCAGCACCCCATCGCGATGATGAAAGGTTTGGCAGTTGGCTTCCTGATCGGTAAAATACATAAAGCCGCAACCTTCAAATGTACCACCAACGGTTAGTCGCACAGAGCATTGCAAAGGTTTCCCAGTTTTACCATTATAGGCAATCATCACATCTCGTAATACTGAAGGAGCGTCATCTATCTCACTATGGGAATGTAATACTATTACCCCATCTGCTTGTTCAGTTAATAAAAAATCTTCTCTACCGCGAATCGCATCTAACCTTTCAGGTTTTTTAGAAAGGTAAGTAATTCTCCCCCTCATTCGCTTAGTCATACATTAATAATATGCAAACCAAGTAGGACATTGAGTAGTATGCAAAACCAAATCCCATGCACTAGCGGTGTGGTTCGCTTTAAGCATTGGCTAATTCCAGCATTTGCAGTTTCAGATACAGGGTCGCTCACTAGTTGT harbors:
- a CDS encoding hydroxymethylglutaryl-CoA lyase, which gives rise to MLPIQAFINDVGPRDGLQSQSVILSVPERRELISLIISTGIKHIEVGSFVSATAVPAMAGTDQVIAPFLVDTQYPQNQFSFSVLIPNVRGFQAAKTAHVKNINFVICSTDTMNQKNVRKNTDELVAELQQVCSLAAEDSITINAYISTAWDCPFEGVVSAQKIVSLAEQLLKAGVSKIILSDSIGSADPKRVRQLVSEVKTLTAVHNIGCHFHDTRSLALANVFASLEEGVTWFDSSIGGLGGCPFAPGASGNLATEDLVLLLEQQGIHTGVNALALIQAIDTIQAKFAVKCNGGKTFQWQKSKLLKQ